The following coding sequences lie in one Maribacter forsetii DSM 18668 genomic window:
- a CDS encoding SDR family oxidoreductase yields MKNTYWALILGGSSGLGLATAMKLASHGYHIIIMHRDRRAVMDEIEKDFDEIRSYGNELIAMNVDVLNADKRAGIISDMQQQLPEGHQIKVMIHSVAKGTLKPMYSENRPTLVDTDFRITFDAMALSLYDWTKALAMAGLFADDSRIISFTSEGNTKALPNYSAVSVAKVALEALTRSIALEFAPMGIKANCIQAGITMTKSLSMIPGYERIKENALERNPQKRLTMPEDVANAVYLLTMDEAKWITGTVIKVDGGESLM; encoded by the coding sequence ATGAAAAATACCTATTGGGCTTTAATATTAGGAGGAAGTAGTGGACTTGGTCTAGCTACGGCAATGAAATTGGCAAGTCATGGCTATCATATTATAATCATGCATCGTGATCGCCGTGCGGTAATGGATGAGATAGAAAAAGATTTTGATGAAATTCGCTCCTACGGTAATGAGTTGATAGCAATGAACGTAGATGTATTGAATGCCGATAAACGCGCAGGTATCATTTCAGATATGCAGCAACAGTTACCGGAAGGGCATCAGATAAAAGTGATGATACATAGCGTTGCAAAAGGAACGTTGAAGCCCATGTATTCAGAAAATAGACCAACTTTGGTCGATACCGATTTTAGGATAACTTTTGATGCTATGGCGTTGAGTTTGTACGATTGGACCAAAGCACTGGCAATGGCTGGTTTGTTTGCTGATGATTCTCGCATTATATCATTTACAAGTGAGGGGAATACAAAAGCATTACCAAATTATAGTGCAGTTTCCGTGGCTAAAGTAGCATTGGAGGCGTTGACCAGAAGTATTGCTTTGGAGTTTGCGCCAATGGGTATAAAGGCAAACTGCATACAAGCAGGTATTACCATGACAAAGTCTTTATCTATGATTCCCGGATACGAGAGAATAAAAGAAAATGCATTAGAAAGAAATCCGCAGAAAAGACTGACTATGCCCGAAGACGTTGCAAATGCAGTGTATTTGTTAACTATGGATGAAGCAAAATGGATTACGGGAACCGTCATTAAAGTTGATGGCGGCGAAAGTTTGATGTAA
- a CDS encoding type III polyketide synthase, whose amino-acid sequence MNHTRIVSVTKELPPYSKDTKDIIPLVEFWLSGQEERFSRKVVKIFEGAAVDKRYSIMPPEDVFITTSFEDKNKIYSKEAKRMGANVLRNALKKCDWDASSIDYIITVSCTGIMIPSLDAYLINELGMRQDVVRLPVTEMGCAAGVSGLIYAHNFLKSNPGKRIALVSVESPTATFQLQDYSMANMVSAAIFGDGAACVLLSSEQDAVGPKIIGEEMYHFKDATQMMGFDLTNHGLKMILDPAVPETISNHFGDIVHPFLEKYGSDIKKVDHLIFHPGGKKIVQTVESLFGALGKNIDDTREVLRLYGNMSSATVLYVLERFLEKDIATGEQGLILSFGPGFSAQRVLIEW is encoded by the coding sequence ATGAATCATACAAGAATTGTTAGTGTTACCAAAGAACTGCCACCGTATTCTAAAGATACCAAGGATATTATTCCACTTGTAGAATTCTGGCTAAGCGGACAAGAGGAGCGTTTCTCTAGAAAAGTCGTAAAGATTTTTGAGGGTGCTGCTGTAGATAAGCGGTATTCTATTATGCCACCTGAAGACGTATTCATAACGACTTCTTTTGAAGATAAAAACAAAATTTACAGTAAGGAAGCTAAGCGCATGGGTGCCAATGTACTCAGGAACGCATTAAAGAAATGTGATTGGGATGCTTCTTCCATTGATTATATTATTACGGTAAGTTGTACGGGTATTATGATTCCGTCCTTAGATGCCTATTTAATAAACGAATTGGGAATGCGGCAAGATGTGGTAAGGCTTCCTGTAACAGAAATGGGTTGCGCAGCTGGAGTATCAGGACTTATTTATGCCCATAACTTCTTAAAATCAAATCCTGGTAAGCGTATCGCATTGGTTTCTGTTGAGAGTCCCACAGCAACATTTCAGTTACAGGACTATTCAATGGCAAATATGGTGAGCGCAGCTATTTTCGGTGATGGTGCGGCTTGCGTGTTGTTGTCATCAGAACAAGATGCTGTAGGTCCCAAGATAATTGGAGAAGAAATGTATCATTTTAAGGATGCTACACAAATGATGGGTTTTGATTTAACTAATCATGGTTTAAAAATGATTCTTGATCCGGCTGTACCAGAAACCATTTCTAATCACTTTGGTGATATTGTACATCCGTTTTTAGAAAAGTATGGAAGTGATATCAAAAAAGTGGACCATTTAATTTTTCATCCCGGAGGAAAGAAAATAGTACAAACGGTAGAATCGCTATTTGGTGCTCTGGGTAAAAATATTGATGATACCCGTGAGGTATTACGTCTTTATGGTAATATGAGCAGTGCTACTGTTTTATACGTCTTAGAGCGTTTTTTAGAAAAAGATATAGCAACAGGTGAGCAGGGATTGATATTGAGTTTTGGTCCCGGTTTCTCTGCACAGCGGGTATTGATAGAATGGTAG
- a CDS encoding methyltransferase domain-containing protein has protein sequence MVDFTQRSSEVEIMDTFSGTTNELETILQDINRVNKLLGGYSITLDAVFELLEKEIKESYTILDMGCAEGTMLRKLAEEAKKRNVSLKLIGVDFNEQGLQLAKQYSADYPEISYLNTDILSADFSGWDVDVVMTTLTLHHFSDEGVIKFVNRFVDIAKLGVVINDLERSPVAYYLFKAFSFFFIKTKIAKKDGLLSIRRAFKKEELQHFATQVTNASHIIKWKWAFRYVWILKKK, from the coding sequence ATGGTAGATTTTACACAAAGAAGTAGTGAAGTGGAGATTATGGATACCTTTTCAGGTACCACTAATGAGTTGGAAACGATACTGCAAGACATTAATAGGGTAAATAAATTACTTGGGGGCTATAGTATTACCTTAGATGCTGTATTTGAGTTACTTGAAAAGGAAATTAAAGAATCGTATACGATTTTAGATATGGGTTGTGCGGAAGGAACTATGCTTAGAAAGCTAGCAGAAGAAGCAAAAAAGCGGAATGTAAGCCTTAAGTTGATTGGTGTAGATTTTAATGAACAGGGTTTACAATTAGCAAAGCAATATTCGGCTGATTACCCTGAGATTAGTTACTTGAATACAGACATCTTAAGTGCTGATTTTTCTGGATGGGATGTTGATGTGGTAATGACGACTTTGACCTTGCATCATTTTTCGGATGAAGGCGTAATTAAGTTTGTAAATCGGTTTGTAGATATCGCAAAATTAGGGGTGGTCATAAATGATTTGGAACGTAGTCCCGTTGCCTATTATTTATTTAAGGCATTCAGTTTCTTTTTCATTAAAACGAAGATTGCAAAGAAAGACGGACTGTTATCTATCCGTAGGGCTTTTAAAAAAGAAGAATTACAGCATTTTGCTACCCAGGTTACCAATGCATCTCATATCATTAAATGGAAATGGGCTTTTAGATATGTATGGATTTTAAAAAAGAAATAG
- a CDS encoding NAD(P)/FAD-dependent oxidoreductase, which yields MKEHGILIIGGGLAGLTAAIHLVLEGLDVAVIEMQQYPHHKVCGEYVSKEIDPYLKRLGVDLKAKGAKDISQFQISTADGYITETDLPLGGFGISRYALDQLLYLRAQELGVQFYFEKVIETVFKGDVFTIKTKSGCYSSKIAIGAYGKRSVIDKTLNRDFSKKKQSWLAVKAHYELEDFQEDVVALHNFNGGYGGLSKTETGAVNFCYLVNYESFKKYKDIQNFNTVVVSENPYLKEFLSNAIPVFEKPMTIAQIAFDEKDNVVDHMLMCGDTAGLIHPLCGNGMAMAIHSAKIASELILKYVNESGYNRNDLEMDYKKAWSKAFGKRLWFGRKLQSILINKRLVSMGIKSVGKSKSLLKFIISKTHGELIS from the coding sequence GTGAAAGAGCATGGCATACTAATTATTGGAGGTGGATTGGCAGGGTTGACTGCTGCTATTCACTTGGTTTTGGAAGGATTGGATGTCGCCGTTATTGAAATGCAACAATATCCACATCATAAGGTATGTGGTGAATATGTATCTAAAGAAATTGACCCGTATTTAAAACGATTAGGAGTAGACCTAAAGGCTAAAGGGGCTAAAGATATTTCACAATTTCAAATAAGTACAGCAGACGGATATATAACTGAGACCGATTTACCCTTGGGCGGATTTGGCATAAGTAGATATGCGCTTGATCAATTGTTATACTTAAGAGCTCAGGAACTTGGCGTACAGTTTTATTTTGAAAAAGTGATTGAAACAGTTTTCAAGGGAGACGTTTTTACTATCAAAACTAAGTCCGGATGCTATTCTTCTAAAATAGCCATAGGTGCCTATGGTAAACGTTCTGTTATTGATAAAACTTTAAATAGAGACTTCAGTAAGAAAAAGCAATCGTGGTTGGCGGTTAAGGCACATTATGAACTTGAAGATTTTCAGGAGGATGTAGTGGCTTTACACAATTTTAATGGTGGTTATGGCGGACTCTCAAAAACGGAAACCGGAGCGGTTAATTTTTGTTATCTAGTTAATTATGAAAGTTTTAAAAAATACAAGGATATTCAAAATTTCAATACCGTTGTGGTTTCAGAGAACCCATATTTAAAAGAGTTTCTGTCCAATGCAATTCCTGTTTTTGAGAAACCTATGACCATTGCTCAAATCGCATTTGACGAAAAAGATAATGTGGTAGATCACATGCTAATGTGTGGCGATACTGCTGGGCTTATTCATCCACTTTGTGGTAATGGTATGGCCATGGCTATTCATAGTGCAAAAATAGCTTCAGAGTTAATTTTAAAATATGTTAACGAATCTGGTTATAATCGCAATGATTTGGAAATGGATTATAAAAAGGCTTGGTCAAAAGCTTTTGGTAAGCGTTTGTGGTTCGGTAGAAAATTACAGAGTATTTTAATAAATAAGAGATTAGTATCCATGGGAATTAAATCCGTCGGAAAATCGAAATCATTATTGAAGTTTATTATATCTAAAACCCATGGAGAACTAATATCGTAA
- a CDS encoding OmpA family protein, whose product MKTMILRRTSYFLALALVMSCSTVKNANKTQKGAVIGASGGAVIGGILGNNVGSGNNTALGAILGAAIGGAAGGYIGNRMDRQAERIEEEIPGAEVKRVGEGINVTFNEDAGVYFDTNKSNVQGTSAATLDKLVSIFKEYPQSNILVEGHTDSAGADEYNLNLSKQRAESVTNYLVSKGVNASRFDTKWYGETQPVGDNSTTAGKAKNRRVELAIVASESLKQEAQTQTN is encoded by the coding sequence ATGAAAACAATGATATTACGCAGAACTAGTTACTTTCTTGCTCTTGCCTTGGTAATGAGCTGTAGTACAGTTAAAAATGCAAATAAAACACAAAAAGGCGCTGTTATAGGGGCATCTGGTGGTGCCGTTATTGGTGGTATTTTAGGAAACAATGTTGGTAGTGGTAACAATACAGCTTTAGGTGCAATTTTAGGAGCAGCTATTGGTGGTGCCGCTGGTGGTTACATTGGTAATAGAATGGACCGTCAAGCAGAACGTATTGAAGAAGAAATTCCTGGTGCAGAAGTAAAACGTGTGGGAGAAGGTATTAATGTTACCTTTAATGAAGATGCCGGTGTGTATTTTGATACCAACAAAAGTAATGTACAAGGTACATCTGCAGCTACTTTAGATAAATTGGTAAGTATTTTTAAAGAATATCCTCAATCCAATATTTTAGTAGAAGGTCATACGGATAGTGCTGGAGCTGACGAGTATAATTTAAATCTGTCTAAGCAAAGAGCAGAATCTGTAACTAACTATTTAGTAAGTAAGGGAGTAAATGCTAGCCGTTTTGATACAAAATGGTATGGTGAAACACAACCAGTAGGTGATAATTCTACTACAGCTGGTAAAGCTAAGAACAGACGTGTTGAGTTGGCTATAGTTGCAAGTGAGTCTTTAAAACAAGAAGCACAAACGCAAACCAACTAA
- a CDS encoding lipocalin family protein, whose translation MKKMILLFSIVLLAFSCSVSKDARAKRNLLSGTWALNNVSFEGNTGNVKAVLFNDVEDICLEGSEWFFRDNNSTGRYTIAPSTFCTGGDRYIRWSVVEREENYTSQLQFKFINEKNQDISGGAGYRLNIENLTENAMTLKSNVMVEGTPINVIYEFSKK comes from the coding sequence ATGAAAAAAATGATTTTGCTTTTTAGTATTGTTCTTTTAGCATTTTCATGTTCAGTGTCTAAAGACGCTAGAGCAAAGCGCAATCTATTAAGCGGCACCTGGGCATTAAATAATGTTTCATTTGAAGGGAATACTGGTAATGTAAAAGCGGTATTATTCAATGATGTAGAGGATATTTGCCTAGAAGGCAGTGAGTGGTTCTTTCGTGACAACAATAGTACGGGACGTTATACAATTGCCCCATCAACATTTTGTACCGGTGGAGATCGTTACATTAGATGGTCTGTTGTAGAGCGTGAAGAGAACTACACTAGCCAATTACAGTTCAAATTTATCAACGAAAAAAATCAAGATATTTCTGGAGGTGCAGGTTACCGATTAAATATTGAAAACCTTACCGAAAATGCTATGACCTTAAAATCTAATGTTATGGTAGAAGGCACACCAATAAATGTCATTTACGAATTCAGTAAAAAATAA
- a CDS encoding alpha-ketoacid dehydrogenase subunit alpha/beta has protein sequence MNYTDFKVAQDVKLTLYKSMLKPRMIEEKMLILLRQGKVSKWFSGIGQEAISIGVTSALDDEEYILPMHRNLGVFTTREIPLYRLFAQWQGKASGFTQGRDRSFHFGTQDFKIVGMISHLGPQLGVADGIALAHKLKKEKKVTAVFTGEGATSEGDFHEALNVASVWDLPVLFCVENNGYGLSTPTNEQFRCENIADKGAGYGMESHIIDGNNILEVFFKVSHLVRDMRINPRPVLLEFKTFRMRGHEEASGTKYVPQELLDTWAEKDPLENYTQYLIGEKLLTEESIANYKADIQAEIDEHLRIAFSEDTITPNESKELSEVYQKFDLKEIRPSRFVTNIRLVDAISEGLRQSMKKFDNLVIMGQDVAEYGGVFKITDGFVNDFGKERVRNTPICESAIVSAAMGLSINGMKAVMEMQFADFASSGFNPIVNYLAKSYYRWGEKADVVIRMPCGGGVAAGPFHSQTNEAWFTKTPGLKVVYPAFPYDAKGLLTTAIEDPNPVLFFEHKGLYRSLYQEVPVDYYTLPLGKASLLKQGDQISIVTYGAGVHWALEALENNPEIRADLLDLRTLQPLDTKAIYDSVVRTGKLIILQEDSLFGGIASDISAMVMENCFEYLDGPIKRVGSLETPIPFDANLEQQYLAKSRFESDLKELIAY, from the coding sequence GGCAAGGTTTCTAAATGGTTTAGTGGCATTGGTCAAGAAGCAATTTCCATTGGCGTTACTTCGGCTTTAGATGATGAAGAATACATCCTTCCCATGCATAGAAACCTTGGGGTGTTTACTACCAGAGAGATTCCTTTATACAGATTATTTGCACAATGGCAGGGTAAAGCAAGCGGATTCACTCAGGGAAGAGATCGTAGTTTTCATTTTGGTACCCAAGATTTTAAGATTGTAGGGATGATATCACATTTGGGTCCGCAATTGGGTGTGGCAGATGGTATAGCTCTTGCACATAAATTAAAAAAGGAAAAGAAGGTAACCGCTGTTTTTACAGGAGAAGGAGCTACTAGTGAAGGTGATTTTCATGAAGCTTTGAACGTGGCTTCGGTATGGGATTTACCGGTGCTTTTCTGTGTGGAGAATAATGGCTACGGATTATCAACACCCACAAATGAGCAATTTAGGTGTGAAAATATTGCGGATAAGGGAGCTGGCTACGGCATGGAATCCCACATCATAGACGGTAACAATATTTTGGAAGTTTTTTTTAAAGTCTCTCATTTGGTAAGGGATATGAGAATAAACCCTAGACCTGTGTTGTTAGAATTTAAGACTTTTCGCATGCGTGGGCATGAAGAAGCAAGTGGAACAAAATATGTGCCTCAGGAACTTTTAGATACTTGGGCAGAGAAAGATCCCTTGGAGAATTATACACAATATCTAATTGGTGAGAAGTTGTTGACTGAGGAAAGTATTGCCAATTACAAGGCAGATATTCAAGCTGAAATAGATGAACATCTAAGAATAGCCTTTAGTGAAGATACGATTACACCTAATGAAAGTAAAGAATTAAGTGAGGTATATCAAAAATTTGATTTAAAAGAAATTAGACCAAGTAGATTTGTAACTAATATTCGTCTAGTCGATGCTATTTCTGAAGGATTACGACAGTCTATGAAGAAATTTGACAATCTTGTCATCATGGGGCAAGACGTTGCGGAATATGGAGGGGTATTTAAAATAACAGACGGTTTTGTAAATGACTTTGGTAAAGAGCGCGTACGTAATACACCCATCTGTGAGTCGGCAATTGTATCGGCAGCTATGGGATTATCCATTAACGGAATGAAGGCGGTTATGGAGATGCAATTTGCAGATTTTGCGAGTAGCGGATTTAACCCTATAGTTAATTATTTAGCGAAGAGTTATTACCGTTGGGGCGAAAAAGCCGATGTGGTTATTAGAATGCCTTGTGGTGGTGGTGTTGCTGCCGGACCATTTCATTCACAAACAAATGAAGCGTGGTTTACTAAAACTCCCGGTCTAAAAGTAGTATATCCTGCATTTCCTTATGATGCAAAAGGTTTGTTGACAACTGCCATAGAAGACCCTAATCCAGTTCTGTTTTTTGAACATAAGGGGTTATATAGAAGTCTTTATCAGGAAGTACCTGTGGATTACTATACATTACCATTAGGTAAGGCAAGTCTTTTAAAACAAGGCGATCAGATTAGCATTGTAACCTATGGTGCTGGTGTGCATTGGGCATTAGAAGCTTTGGAAAATAATCCAGAAATACGAGCAGACCTTTTGGATTTAAGAACCTTACAGCCTTTAGATACCAAAGCTATTTATGATTCTGTGGTAAGAACAGGAAAATTGATTATTCTTCAAGAAGATAGCTTGTTTGGTGGTATTGCCAGTGATATTTCTGCTATGGTAATGGAAAATTGCTTTGAGTATTTAGATGGACCAATAAAAAGAGTAGGTAGTCTAGAAACTCCTATTCCTTTCGATGCTAACTTAGAGCAGCAATATCTTGCAAAATCAAGATTTGAATCTGATTTAAAAGAACTAATCGCGTATTAG